Proteins from a genomic interval of Nocardia sp. BMG51109:
- a CDS encoding response regulator transcription factor, with the protein MIKVFLVDDHEIVRRGLVDLLSEDPALTVVGEAGDVTHALARIPALRPDVAVLDVRLPDGNGIELCRELLSRLDGLHCLILTSFTDEQAMLDAILAGASGYVVKDIKGMDLAAAVKAVGSGRSLLDNRAAAALMDRLRRSTEPDGPLATLTEQERKLLDLLGEGLTNRQIAERMFLAEKTVKNYVSRLLAKLGLERRTQAAIYVSKLRAEQAPAR; encoded by the coding sequence ATGATCAAGGTGTTCCTGGTCGACGACCATGAAATCGTCCGGCGCGGGCTGGTCGATCTGCTGTCGGAGGATCCGGCACTGACCGTCGTCGGCGAGGCGGGCGATGTCACCCACGCGCTGGCCCGCATCCCGGCGCTGCGCCCGGACGTGGCCGTGCTCGACGTCCGCCTGCCCGACGGCAACGGCATCGAGCTGTGCCGCGAACTGCTGTCGCGGCTCGACGGCCTGCACTGCCTGATCCTCACCTCGTTCACCGACGAGCAGGCCATGCTCGACGCCATCCTGGCCGGTGCCAGCGGGTACGTCGTCAAGGACATCAAGGGCATGGATCTGGCCGCGGCCGTCAAGGCGGTCGGTTCCGGGCGCTCGCTGCTGGACAACCGCGCGGCCGCCGCGCTGATGGACCGGCTGCGCCGCAGCACCGAACCCGACGGTCCGCTGGCGACCCTGACCGAACAGGAACGCAAGCTGCTGGACCTGCTCGGTGAGGGGCTCACCAACCGGCAGATCGCCGAGCGGATGTTCCTGGCCGAGAAGACCGTCAAGAACTACGTCTCGCGGCTGCTGGCCAAGCTCGGCCTCGAACGCCGCACCCAGGCCGCGATCTACGTCTCGAAGCTGCGCGCGGAGCAGGCACCGGCACGGTGA
- a CDS encoding ABC transporter substrate-binding protein → MVRPRTSRIRFGRTAALLLTAAAVAGAALTGCAQDTPVRPAADGPLPTEIPPGTTLVVADQQQRVQTWLRASGELEKLPFTVEFANFVGGPAVLEAFRAGAADVAQVGDVPPIHALAAGQDVPIVGAYQSNPQSLKLAVAPGRSVTRLADLKGRKIAYAEGTAQQAGVLRALSKAGLATSDVELVRLQLGEFLDAVRTGQVDVAPLAEPNVTRLLRTPGASLIPDAELTGISTGLSYVYARRDVVRDPAQAAATRALVAALIRAQQWSNLHPEEWARRYYVDNQKVTAEDAKRIMDSLGAYTFPHLDQRLVDRQQATIDAIDSAGELPRKVRAADGFDLRFDQVVTQTVTEIGASFGTGAN, encoded by the coding sequence ATGGTTCGCCCGCGCACATCCCGGATCCGGTTCGGCCGGACGGCGGCACTGCTGCTCACCGCGGCGGCCGTCGCGGGTGCCGCCCTGACCGGCTGCGCGCAGGACACCCCGGTGCGCCCGGCCGCCGACGGGCCGCTGCCCACCGAGATACCGCCCGGGACCACGCTCGTCGTCGCCGACCAGCAGCAGCGGGTGCAGACCTGGTTGCGGGCCTCCGGTGAGCTGGAGAAGCTGCCGTTCACCGTGGAATTCGCCAATTTCGTCGGCGGTCCGGCGGTGCTCGAGGCGTTCCGGGCCGGCGCCGCCGACGTGGCCCAGGTCGGCGACGTGCCACCGATCCACGCGCTGGCCGCCGGGCAGGACGTGCCCATCGTCGGCGCCTACCAGAGCAACCCGCAGTCGCTGAAACTGGCTGTGGCGCCGGGACGTTCGGTCACCCGGCTCGCGGACCTGAAGGGCCGCAAGATCGCCTACGCCGAGGGCACCGCACAGCAGGCCGGTGTGCTGCGGGCGCTGTCGAAGGCCGGGTTGGCGACCTCCGATGTGGAGCTGGTGCGGTTGCAGCTCGGTGAATTCCTGGACGCGGTGCGCACCGGGCAGGTCGACGTCGCGCCCCTGGCCGAGCCGAATGTGACCCGGCTGCTGCGCACACCGGGTGCCTCGCTGATCCCCGATGCGGAGCTGACCGGAATCTCCACGGGCCTGTCGTATGTGTACGCGCGCCGCGACGTCGTCCGGGATCCGGCGCAGGCCGCCGCGACCCGTGCCCTGGTGGCCGCGCTCATCCGGGCCCAGCAGTGGTCGAACCTGCACCCGGAGGAGTGGGCTCGCCGATACTACGTCGACAACCAGAAGGTCACCGCCGAGGACGCGAAACGGATCATGGATTCGCTGGGCGCCTACACCTTTCCGCATCTGGACCAGCGCCTGGTGGACCGGCAGCAGGCCACCATCGATGCCATCGATTCCGCCGGTGAACTACCCCGCAAGGTCCGCGCCGCGGACGGTTTCGACCTGCGCTTCGACCAGGTCGTCACACAGACCGTCACCGAGATCGGCGCCTCGTTCGGAACGGGAGCCAACTGA
- a CDS encoding ABC transporter permease produces the protein MAVLDNAVLDRVHRRTAAQRPGNSAAQRPGSPAAQRPRRVGRPKLGPGKPIPFGIAVGPLLLVAAWIIGSATGALDPQTLPAPSTVLRTAADLLADGRLQSNLLTSLRRAAAGLALGVAVGLGLALLAGLSRLGEAVVDGPIQIKRSIPTLALIPLFIVWFGIGEQMKILVIVISVLIPIYINTHAQLRSVDARYVELAQTVGLSRWEFVRRVALPGSLPGFFTGLRLAVTISWIALVVVEQVNATSGIGYLMTQARTYGQIDVIVVGLVIYGLLGLFGDLAVRLVERRALTWRQTLAD, from the coding sequence ATGGCCGTCCTCGACAACGCGGTCCTCGACCGGGTGCACCGCCGCACCGCCGCACAGCGGCCCGGCAACTCCGCCGCACAGCGGCCCGGCAGCCCCGCCGCACAGCGGCCGCGCCGCGTCGGGCGGCCGAAACTCGGTCCGGGAAAACCGATTCCGTTCGGCATCGCGGTCGGCCCGCTGCTGCTCGTCGCCGCCTGGATCATCGGATCGGCGACCGGCGCGCTCGACCCGCAGACGTTGCCCGCGCCGTCGACGGTCCTGCGGACCGCCGCGGATCTCCTCGCCGACGGGCGGCTGCAGTCGAATCTGCTCACCTCGCTGCGCCGTGCGGCCGCCGGGCTCGCCCTGGGCGTGGCGGTCGGGCTGGGGCTGGCGCTGCTCGCGGGGCTGAGCCGGCTCGGCGAGGCGGTGGTCGACGGGCCCATCCAGATCAAGCGGTCCATTCCGACGCTCGCGCTGATTCCGCTGTTCATCGTGTGGTTCGGCATCGGCGAGCAGATGAAGATCCTGGTCATCGTCATCAGCGTGCTGATCCCGATCTACATCAACACGCACGCGCAGCTGCGCAGCGTGGACGCCCGCTACGTCGAGCTGGCGCAGACGGTGGGACTGTCGCGGTGGGAGTTCGTGCGCCGCGTCGCCCTGCCCGGTTCGCTGCCCGGCTTCTTCACCGGATTGCGGCTGGCGGTGACGATCTCGTGGATCGCGCTGGTCGTGGTGGAACAGGTCAACGCGACCAGCGGCATCGGCTATCTGATGACCCAGGCGCGCACCTACGGGCAGATCGACGTCATCGTGGTCGGCCTGGTGATCTACGGCCTGCTGGGCTTGTTCGGCGACCTGGCCGTGCGTCTGGTGGAACGGAGGGCCCTGACATGGCGGCAGACGCTGGCGGACTGA
- a CDS encoding ABC transporter ATP-binding protein: MAADAGGLTVVRTRGLIRRFGDRIVLRDIGIEIARGEFVALLGRSGSGKSTLLRALAELDHGVAGSGELEVPANRSVVFQDARLLPWIRVLDNVVLGLGGPRARDLGRAALAEVGLAGRERAWPKELSGGEQQRVALARSLVREPALLLADEPFGALDALTRLRMHVLLQDLCARHTPGVLLVTHDVDEAVLLADRVLVLDDGHIAVDRRIDTTRPRRHGAAEFVRHREALLAGLGVSEYTTRVSGYTTGTEASTPV, encoded by the coding sequence ATGGCGGCAGACGCTGGCGGACTGACGGTGGTGCGCACCCGCGGCCTGATCCGCCGCTTCGGTGACCGGATCGTGTTGCGCGACATAGGGATCGAGATCGCGCGCGGAGAGTTCGTGGCGCTGCTGGGCCGCAGCGGATCCGGGAAGAGCACGCTGCTGCGCGCGCTGGCCGAGCTCGACCACGGCGTCGCGGGTTCGGGGGAACTGGAGGTGCCCGCGAATCGTTCCGTGGTGTTCCAGGATGCGCGACTGCTGCCGTGGATCCGGGTGCTGGACAACGTGGTTCTCGGCCTCGGCGGCCCCCGTGCCCGTGACCTCGGCCGCGCGGCGCTGGCCGAGGTCGGCCTGGCGGGACGCGAAAGGGCCTGGCCCAAGGAGCTTTCCGGCGGCGAGCAGCAGCGCGTCGCGCTGGCCCGGTCGCTGGTGCGGGAACCGGCGCTGCTGCTGGCCGACGAACCCTTCGGCGCCCTGGACGCGTTGACCCGCCTCCGCATGCACGTGCTGCTGCAGGACCTGTGCGCCCGGCACACGCCGGGCGTGCTGCTGGTGACCCACGACGTGGACGAGGCGGTCCTGCTGGCCGATCGCGTGCTGGTGCTCGACGACGGACATATCGCCGTCGACCGGCGCATCGACACGACGCGCCCGCGCCGGCACGGAGCCGCGGAGTTCGTCCGGCACCGCGAGGCCCTGCTCGCCGGTCTCGGCGTCAGCGAATACACCACGAGAGTCAGCGGATACACCACGGGTACGGAGGCGAGCACACCGGTATGA
- a CDS encoding LLM class flavin-dependent oxidoreductase, whose translation MSGRQLHLNAFIYPAGHHEAAWRHPDSSPDRIYDVTYYQEIGRTAEAAKLDAVFFADGPALRTNVEYNAAPGLEPITLLTAIAAATSRLGLIATASTTYYEPYNLARLFSSLDHISGGRAGWNIVTTGTDLAAANFGLDRHPGHAERYARAREFVDAVVALWDSWEDDAILLDRAAGRYADPDKIHRIDFAGEHLRVRGPFNSARTPQGHPVLVQAGASNDGRAFAARYAEAIFTAHQRRADAEAFYSDIKRRARRFGRNPDHLKILPGISPFIAGTESAARRLEREFNELTVPEYGLGQLEGIAGEKLRHLPLDEPVPVELFSGAGDVTDNAASRRQVVAGIVERERPTLRGLLHRLAGARGHRVFAGTPEQVADTIEDWFRNGAADGFNVMPPYYPGGLQVFTETVVPILRRRNLFRTEYTGTTLRDHFGLPRPDSRFAPDPAGVQPSRRPAASAAARTLT comes from the coding sequence ATGAGCGGACGACAGCTGCATCTCAACGCGTTCATCTATCCCGCCGGGCACCACGAGGCGGCCTGGCGGCACCCCGACAGCAGCCCGGACCGCATCTACGACGTCACCTACTACCAGGAGATCGGCCGCACCGCCGAGGCGGCCAAGCTGGACGCGGTGTTCTTCGCCGACGGCCCCGCCCTGCGCACCAATGTCGAGTACAACGCCGCGCCCGGTCTGGAACCGATCACCCTCCTCACCGCGATCGCCGCCGCCACCAGCCGGCTCGGGCTCATCGCGACGGCCTCGACCACCTATTACGAGCCCTACAACCTGGCGCGGCTGTTCTCCTCGCTCGACCACATCTCCGGCGGCCGCGCCGGATGGAACATCGTCACCACCGGAACCGACCTGGCCGCCGCCAATTTCGGCCTGGACCGGCATCCCGGGCACGCCGAACGCTATGCCCGGGCGCGCGAGTTCGTCGATGCCGTCGTCGCGCTGTGGGACAGCTGGGAGGACGACGCGATCCTGCTCGACCGGGCCGCGGGCCGCTACGCCGACCCGGACAAGATCCATCGCATCGATTTCGCCGGCGAACATCTGCGGGTGCGTGGGCCGTTCAACTCGGCGCGCACGCCGCAGGGCCATCCGGTCCTGGTGCAGGCCGGTGCCTCCAACGACGGCCGCGCCTTCGCCGCCCGCTACGCCGAGGCGATCTTCACCGCCCATCAGCGCCGCGCCGACGCCGAGGCGTTCTACTCCGACATCAAGCGCCGGGCCCGGCGGTTCGGGCGCAATCCGGACCACTTGAAGATCCTGCCCGGCATCAGCCCGTTCATCGCCGGCACCGAATCCGCCGCCCGCCGCCTGGAGCGCGAGTTCAACGAGCTCACCGTGCCCGAGTACGGGCTCGGCCAGTTGGAGGGCATCGCCGGGGAGAAGCTGCGGCACCTGCCGCTGGACGAACCGGTTCCGGTCGAGTTGTTCTCCGGCGCGGGCGATGTCACCGACAACGCGGCCAGTCGGCGGCAGGTCGTGGCCGGGATCGTCGAGCGGGAGCGGCCCACCCTGCGCGGGCTGCTGCACCGGCTCGCCGGCGCGCGCGGCCACCGGGTGTTCGCCGGTACGCCGGAACAGGTCGCCGACACGATCGAGGACTGGTTCCGCAACGGCGCGGCCGACGGATTCAACGTGATGCCGCCGTACTATCCGGGCGGATTGCAGGTCTTCACGGAGACCGTGGTCCCGATCCTGCGGCGCCGCAACCTGTTCCGCACCGAGTACACCGGAACCACGCTGCGCGACCATTTCGGCCTCCCCCGCCCGGACAGCCGGTTCGCCCCGGATCCGGCCGGCGTTCAGCCCAGCCGGCGCCCGGCGGCCTCGGCCGCCGCGAGGACGTTGACGTAG
- a CDS encoding nuclear transport factor 2 family protein, whose amino-acid sequence MTGHEGTGGARAVLERFRQAVIDRSAEDMTDLFAEEAVLEFPFHRPGVPARLDGRREIVEFMAGNWTGSPLRYRAYHTLAVHDTADPGTIVASGRSPGRARPPARSVCPTWPS is encoded by the coding sequence ATGACCGGGCACGAGGGCACCGGCGGCGCCCGTGCGGTGCTGGAACGTTTCCGGCAGGCCGTCATCGACCGGTCCGCCGAGGATATGACGGACCTCTTCGCGGAGGAGGCGGTGCTCGAGTTCCCGTTCCACCGGCCGGGTGTGCCCGCCCGGCTGGACGGGCGTCGGGAGATCGTCGAATTCATGGCCGGGAACTGGACCGGCAGCCCGCTGCGCTACCGGGCTTATCACACCCTGGCCGTCCACGACACCGCCGATCCGGGCACCATCGTCGCGAGCGGCAGGTCACCGGGACGAGCGCGACCACCGGCCCGTTCCGTCTGCCCAACCTGGCCGTCCTGA
- a CDS encoding class I SAM-dependent methyltransferase, giving the protein MRTEGDTWDIVSSVGATALGVASFRAIETELPDAMIRDHCARLFVQSAGDPQFVDIIDNPPEIGSLPRVIGLRTRFFDEFFDLAAAAGIRQAVIVAAGLDARSYRLDWPVGTTVFEIDQPKVLEFKQRVLAEHEVEPTAGLRSVAVDLRDDWPAALAGAGFDPDLPTAWSAEGLLPYLPGPAQVALFERIDTLSAPGSRFSVEGFPIAPPDIARFQDIIRNQFDRNPFGDIDVTELFYDDERPDPTRWLTDRGWSVDGYSVVDLAGRYDQAIPELPGDVADMSESRAYLSARK; this is encoded by the coding sequence ATGCGAACCGAGGGAGACACCTGGGACATCGTCAGCAGCGTCGGCGCGACCGCGCTGGGCGTGGCGTCGTTCCGAGCGATAGAGACCGAGCTGCCCGACGCCATGATCCGCGACCACTGCGCGCGGCTGTTCGTCCAGTCCGCCGGCGATCCGCAGTTCGTCGACATCATCGACAACCCACCGGAGATCGGCTCGCTCCCGCGGGTGATCGGCCTGCGCACGCGGTTCTTCGACGAGTTCTTCGACCTCGCCGCGGCCGCCGGGATCCGGCAGGCGGTGATCGTCGCCGCCGGCCTGGACGCACGGTCCTACCGCCTGGACTGGCCGGTCGGCACCACGGTGTTCGAGATCGACCAGCCCAAGGTGCTCGAGTTCAAGCAGCGCGTGCTCGCCGAGCACGAGGTCGAGCCCACCGCCGGACTGCGTTCGGTGGCCGTCGATCTGCGCGACGACTGGCCGGCCGCGCTCGCCGGCGCGGGCTTCGATCCGGACCTGCCGACCGCCTGGTCGGCCGAGGGTCTGCTGCCGTACCTGCCCGGTCCGGCGCAGGTCGCGCTGTTCGAGCGGATCGACACCCTGTCGGCGCCCGGCAGCCGGTTCTCGGTCGAGGGCTTCCCCATCGCCCCGCCGGATATCGCGCGGTTCCAGGACATCATCCGCAACCAGTTCGACCGCAACCCGTTCGGCGACATCGACGTCACCGAGTTGTTCTACGACGACGAGCGTCCCGACCCCACCCGCTGGCTGACCGACCGCGGCTGGTCGGTGGACGGGTACAGCGTCGTCGACCTCGCCGGTCGTTACGACCAGGCGATCCCGGAACTGCCGGGCGATGTCGCCGATATGTCCGAGTCGCGCGCCTACCTCTCCGCGCGGAAGTAG
- a CDS encoding pyridoxamine 5'-phosphate oxidase family protein, protein MDSDEAMRLLATSTFGRVVYTQDALPAIRAVNHLVDDGTVVVRTRLSSRLTSVVREDPDVVVAYEVDEIDPALHVGWSVVVTGLARTVTDPGRVAHYEQLLPPWVDKTMDTVLRIEPTLVRGLRLVENHE, encoded by the coding sequence ATGGACTCCGATGAGGCGATGCGGTTGCTCGCCACCAGCACCTTCGGCCGCGTGGTGTACACCCAGGACGCGCTGCCCGCCATCCGTGCCGTCAACCACCTCGTCGACGACGGCACCGTCGTCGTGCGCACCCGGTTGTCGTCGCGGCTCACCTCGGTCGTGCGCGAGGATCCGGACGTGGTGGTCGCCTACGAGGTCGACGAGATCGATCCGGCGCTGCACGTGGGCTGGTCGGTGGTGGTGACGGGCCTGGCCCGCACCGTCACCGATCCCGGCCGGGTCGCCCACTACGAACAGCTGCTGCCGCCCTGGGTGGACAAGACCATGGACACGGTGCTCCGGATCGAGCCGACCCTCGTCCGGGGGCTGCGGCTCGTCGAGAACCACGAGTAG
- a CDS encoding PLD nuclease N-terminal domain-containing protein: MPYAVVGVVSLVLWVYCLIDVIMAPEGEIRQLPKGAWLMIVLLVPTVGALLWLLLGRPPSSPALPRATAAYPEYDRPGRYAARDPESDEEFLRRLRDRAEQQRREAKRQELQRQVESERRREAEE; the protein is encoded by the coding sequence ATGCCATATGCCGTCGTGGGCGTGGTTTCGCTCGTGCTGTGGGTGTACTGCCTGATCGATGTGATCATGGCGCCCGAAGGGGAGATCAGGCAGCTGCCGAAGGGCGCGTGGCTGATGATCGTGCTGCTGGTGCCGACCGTCGGGGCGCTGCTGTGGTTGCTACTGGGCCGCCCGCCGTCCTCGCCGGCGCTGCCGCGAGCCACGGCGGCCTACCCGGAATACGACCGTCCGGGGCGTTACGCGGCACGGGATCCGGAGTCCGACGAGGAGTTCCTGCGCCGCCTGCGCGATCGAGCCGAACAGCAACGGCGCGAGGCGAAACGGCAGGAACTGCAACGTCAGGTCGAGTCCGAGCGGCGCCGCGAGGCCGAGGAGTAG